In the Deinococcus humi genome, one interval contains:
- a CDS encoding PqqD family protein: protein MWTKEANVLETDLGDEMVLMHAGLGEMFSLNDSGRVIWQALPATEDTLEQLLITTYGLDADQARADLRSLLSELAHRTLIHQH from the coding sequence ATGTGGACGAAGGAAGCAAATGTCCTAGAGACGGACCTGGGGGATGAGATGGTGCTAATGCACGCTGGTCTCGGCGAAATGTTCAGCCTCAACGATTCAGGCCGTGTGATCTGGCAGGCCCTGCCAGCCACGGAAGACACCCTGGAACAGCTGCTGATCACCACCTATGGCCTTGACGCCGACCAGGCCCGCGCTGATCTGCGTAGCCTGCTGTCCGAACTGGCCCACCGGACCCTGATTCATCAGCATTAA
- a CDS encoding DUF7453 family protein, whose product MRAFAGLGISLCLLLAACNQAPSVTPPNAAQPNSSIQVLGTLELNVDTTLGGQAVSSGVIPGMSLTRGESAVYEDAFYRYVSVDFVIRNLSSTPRSNVTLLAIGTDATIPGSPYRVFRDENGEGLDSAIAADIRPSHGFVGPGVPDTSVTRASFQAYEEGDVSQLNGIRDIKNAFPWGYVATREDGGRTLGPNGTANATANFTLAVRVPKATNVASLVMAVAVVTDSEIRTTRDVVERNKDLDGNGTATRANALSVANGGAPVTVATMPGDLAITSCASCVTTNIMNVRTMGTQTAASVRLLDPAHRAQVALTGEAVANLGGSTFDALSATPNVNDAGQVAFYSTLMGSATRGVFLKSAEDLAPSAVAWAGQEAPEAGGATYNTFGTSPVLNPAGQLVFSSVLNNGRTAIFVGTPDAVTPVVIQGQAAPGTAGSTFNVGLNNFVSNAAGQVAFYSPPDSSSTTELVGIFSGQPGDLTRVVVSGDSTPVGGTYSFPSPVTPTLNNGGDVAFVASITGSSRGNGGVFLQQGGAVAPVALRGTTGQQFSSFNTNPPALNDVGQVAFLGTLSGGGLAVAMGTPDSLTILARQNAQAPNASGAVYGALGAPAINGNGQVAFQANLSGGTTTAGIFLGTPDSVQMVALQGSPAPDAPGLTLGAFGTTVALNDSGQVAFTTTLSGNGQALYVGTPENLRLVARKGDQIDTNPSPDIETLKTVNSISFTSGSGGQDGRAMGLAADGTITFRVTFSDNSTGVYTLR is encoded by the coding sequence GTGCGTGCGTTCGCCGGCCTGGGCATCTCCCTGTGTTTACTCCTCGCCGCCTGTAACCAGGCGCCCAGCGTCACGCCTCCGAACGCGGCGCAGCCCAACTCCTCGATCCAGGTCCTGGGCACCCTGGAGCTGAACGTGGACACCACGCTGGGCGGCCAGGCGGTCAGCTCAGGTGTCATCCCTGGCATGAGCCTCACCAGAGGGGAGAGCGCAGTCTATGAGGACGCGTTCTATCGGTATGTCAGCGTCGATTTCGTGATACGCAATCTGTCCTCCACCCCCCGGAGCAACGTGACCCTGCTGGCCATCGGAACGGACGCCACTATTCCTGGCAGCCCTTACAGGGTGTTCAGGGACGAGAACGGCGAAGGGCTGGATTCAGCGATCGCGGCGGACATTCGTCCGTCTCACGGCTTCGTGGGCCCTGGTGTCCCTGACACGAGTGTGACGCGGGCGAGCTTCCAGGCGTACGAGGAAGGGGACGTCTCCCAGCTGAATGGCATTCGCGACATCAAGAACGCGTTCCCCTGGGGCTATGTGGCCACCCGTGAGGATGGGGGGCGTACCCTTGGGCCCAACGGGACGGCGAACGCAACAGCGAACTTCACCCTTGCCGTTCGCGTCCCCAAAGCCACCAATGTAGCCTCACTTGTTATGGCAGTCGCGGTGGTGACGGACAGCGAGATCCGCACCACCCGTGACGTTGTTGAGCGCAACAAGGACCTGGATGGCAATGGCACCGCCACCCGCGCGAACGCGTTGAGTGTGGCAAACGGGGGGGCGCCCGTCACGGTCGCGACCATGCCAGGAGACCTGGCGATCACGAGCTGCGCGTCTTGCGTCACCACCAACATCATGAATGTCCGCACCATGGGGACTCAGACAGCGGCCAGCGTCCGCCTGCTTGATCCTGCCCACCGGGCCCAAGTGGCGTTGACGGGCGAGGCCGTCGCCAACCTTGGCGGCAGCACGTTCGACGCCCTCAGCGCCACGCCGAATGTCAACGACGCGGGGCAGGTGGCGTTCTACTCGACCTTGATGGGAAGCGCCACCCGTGGCGTCTTCCTGAAATCGGCTGAAGACCTTGCTCCGTCTGCGGTGGCCTGGGCTGGACAGGAGGCGCCTGAGGCTGGGGGCGCGACGTACAACACGTTCGGTACGAGCCCCGTGCTGAATCCAGCTGGTCAGCTTGTGTTCTCTTCCGTGCTGAACAATGGCAGGACCGCGATCTTCGTGGGGACGCCAGACGCGGTGACCCCGGTCGTGATCCAGGGCCAGGCGGCCCCAGGGACGGCCGGGAGCACCTTCAATGTTGGGCTGAACAACTTCGTGTCCAATGCCGCGGGGCAGGTGGCTTTCTATTCGCCCCCCGACTCGTCGTCGACGACTGAACTCGTGGGCATCTTCTCAGGCCAGCCGGGCGATCTGACCCGTGTGGTGGTCTCAGGGGACAGCACTCCAGTCGGTGGGACGTACAGCTTTCCCAGCCCTGTCACACCGACGCTCAACAATGGTGGGGATGTGGCGTTCGTCGCATCCATTACGGGTTCCTCTCGCGGCAATGGGGGCGTGTTCCTGCAGCAAGGCGGGGCCGTCGCACCCGTGGCCCTCCGGGGGACAACGGGCCAGCAGTTCAGCAGTTTCAACACCAACCCACCGGCGCTCAACGACGTGGGGCAGGTGGCTTTCCTGGGGACGTTGAGCGGAGGTGGGCTGGCCGTTGCGATGGGCACCCCTGACAGTCTGACCATCCTGGCGCGGCAGAATGCCCAGGCTCCGAATGCCAGTGGCGCGGTGTATGGGGCTCTGGGCGCGCCGGCGATCAATGGCAATGGTCAGGTGGCGTTTCAGGCAAATCTGAGCGGCGGGACAACCACCGCCGGCATTTTCCTGGGCACGCCGGATTCGGTTCAGATGGTGGCCCTGCAGGGCTCACCTGCGCCGGATGCTCCGGGACTGACCCTTGGCGCGTTCGGGACCACTGTCGCCCTGAACGACTCCGGGCAGGTGGCATTCACCACCACGCTTTCTGGCAACGGTCAGGCCCTGTATGTCGGTACGCCTGAGAACCTGAGACTGGTGGCCCGCAAAGGAGACCAGATCGACACCAACCCCAGTCCCGATATCGAAACCCTGAAGACCGTCAACAGCATCTCCTTCACGTCGGGTTCGGGCGGTCAGGACGGCCGGGCCATGGGCCTGGCGGCGGACGGAACAATCACTTTCCGCGTGACCTTTAGCGATAACTCAACCGGCGTCTACACTCTCCGCTAA
- a CDS encoding IS6 family transposase, protein MSDAKPYRHRFPMMIIQHAVWLYHRFPLSYRDVQELLHQRDIQVSHETLREWCIKFGPLFAEELRQREPRRGSRWLLDEVCTTVDGVRHWLWRAVDEHGFVLDILLQRHRDTEAARTFLTRLLGAYGVPDTICTDQLRSYRAAIREIPSLTNVDHWQVMSTARCNNVIEQEHRSTRRQERSQQGFKRRKRAQEFLRLHARITNLHHHSRTSVPATTRRNNQNQAFQTWLTVAAGVV, encoded by the coding sequence GTGAGCGATGCCAAGCCCTACCGCCATCGCTTTCCGATGATGATCATCCAACACGCCGTTTGGTTGTACCACCGCTTCCCTCTCAGCTACCGTGACGTGCAGGAATTGCTCCACCAGCGCGATATCCAGGTCAGCCACGAAACGCTGCGCGAGTGGTGCATAAAATTCGGGCCTCTGTTCGCTGAGGAACTTCGTCAGCGGGAACCCCGCCGGGGTTCCCGCTGGCTTCTAGACGAGGTCTGCACAACGGTGGACGGTGTCCGACATTGGTTGTGGCGGGCCGTGGACGAGCACGGCTTCGTGCTTGATATCCTGCTCCAGAGACATCGTGATACCGAGGCGGCGAGAACCTTCCTGACCAGGTTGCTTGGCGCATACGGTGTTCCAGACACGATCTGCACTGATCAGCTGCGCAGTTACCGTGCCGCGATTCGGGAAATCCCGAGCCTCACCAACGTCGATCACTGGCAGGTGATGTCCACTGCACGCTGCAACAACGTCATTGAGCAAGAACACCGGTCTACGCGACGACAAGAACGATCCCAACAAGGGTTTAAACGGCGGAAACGTGCTCAAGAATTCCTGCGCTTGCATGCCCGGATCACTAACCTCCACCATCATTCACGTACCAGCGTTCCCGCCACGACTCGAAGAAACAACCAAAACCAAGCCTTCCAGACTTGGTTAACGGTCGCGGCAGGAGTGGTCTGA
- a CDS encoding GntR family transcriptional regulator — MSRMAPEAASPLYLQVKRDLREKMFSGELNPGDRVPSERELAERFQVSRMTARHALREMEAEGTLTRVQGSGSFISQPKLIENVVELASFTEDMERRGLTPSARVLNVSLQKPDEVVRGVLHLNVRQQVWQINRLRFADGVPMALETMFLVADQFSTLGEHDLSGSIYRLLEETYALKIGDATQTIEAVFPSAMETQMLCAPPQTALLRLKKLTRTQGGQPFEFVTALYRGDRYAFEATLSRTQDTLPR, encoded by the coding sequence ATGAGCCGCATGGCCCCTGAGGCAGCTTCCCCGCTCTACCTGCAAGTCAAGCGAGATCTCCGAGAAAAGATGTTCAGCGGCGAGCTCAACCCCGGTGACCGGGTGCCGTCCGAGCGCGAACTCGCCGAGCGCTTTCAGGTCAGCCGGATGACTGCCCGCCACGCCCTGCGCGAGATGGAAGCCGAGGGAACCCTGACACGGGTACAGGGATCGGGCAGCTTCATCAGTCAGCCCAAACTGATTGAGAATGTGGTGGAACTGGCCTCCTTCACCGAGGACATGGAGCGGCGCGGTCTGACGCCGAGCGCGCGGGTTCTCAACGTGTCCCTGCAAAAGCCGGATGAGGTGGTGCGCGGGGTGCTGCACCTCAATGTCCGCCAGCAGGTCTGGCAGATCAATCGTCTGCGCTTTGCCGATGGGGTGCCGATGGCGCTGGAGACGATGTTTCTGGTGGCCGATCAATTCTCCACCCTGGGCGAACATGACCTCAGCGGCTCCATCTACCGCCTGCTGGAAGAGACCTATGCCCTGAAGATTGGAGATGCCACCCAGACCATCGAAGCAGTCTTTCCCAGTGCCATGGAAACCCAGATGCTGTGCGCCCCGCCTCAGACCGCCCTGCTACGCCTGAAAAAACTGACGCGTACCCAGGGAGGCCAACCCTTCGAGTTCGTGACGGCGCTGTACCGGGGAGACCGTTACGCCTTCGAGGCGACGCTGTCACGCACTCAGGACACCCTTCCACGCTGA
- a CDS encoding xylulokinase, which yields MSAPLMLCLDLGTSVIKAGVLDAGGTVLALATTPTPMHQPAPGVAEQKADGIYAGALRVLREVMEQVPQRSIAALSVSGQMGGVMALDAAGEALSPWFPSTLDRRYQADLEQVWNAEQDWLPQRIGARPISAPRLRWWKREQPEMARRIAKLSTLASYVVGRLSAQTAEAAFIDSTYLTWFGVAHTAQRDWDAELLAAFGVSPDQVPRIVAANDVVGHLSGAAADQIGLRAGVPIFAGVGDSAAGFLGAGLSDPAIALDIAGSYSVFTQYSRGYPADPSLTLQPIASPLGPDDWYALMYINGSGLTHRWFVDEFGGGDYAALDARASLVPPNRGLYFSPHALGRACPDTPALQGGWHGLTLAHRPAHLHRALLEAVAYEFSGAVRQLGTLSARPPLQQVRVMGGGAVSTLWNGIKADVLNVPYLTLTGTEVTLRGLALVAAQGLGLHHDLRAASTTGAQTENVATPNPERHREYAVLETEYHRWLSGYARLCEELRAASTLALSGKEGQE from the coding sequence ATGAGCGCCCCGCTGATGCTGTGCCTTGATCTGGGAACCAGCGTGATTAAAGCAGGCGTGCTGGACGCTGGGGGGACAGTGCTTGCCCTGGCCACCACGCCGACGCCGATGCACCAGCCCGCGCCAGGGGTGGCCGAGCAGAAGGCGGACGGAATCTACGCGGGGGCCTTGCGGGTTTTGCGCGAGGTCATGGAGCAAGTGCCCCAGCGTAGCATTGCCGCCCTAAGCGTCTCCGGGCAGATGGGCGGCGTGATGGCCCTGGACGCGGCGGGCGAGGCGCTGTCGCCGTGGTTTCCCTCTACCCTGGACCGCCGCTATCAGGCTGATCTCGAGCAGGTGTGGAATGCGGAGCAGGACTGGCTGCCCCAGCGCATCGGGGCCAGACCCATCAGTGCGCCACGTCTGCGCTGGTGGAAGCGCGAGCAGCCTGAGATGGCGCGCCGGATCGCCAAACTGTCCACGCTGGCGAGCTACGTCGTAGGTCGGCTCTCGGCCCAGACGGCGGAGGCCGCGTTCATAGACTCCACTTATCTGACATGGTTCGGTGTGGCCCACACCGCCCAGCGGGACTGGGACGCGGAGCTGCTCGCGGCCTTCGGCGTCTCGCCCGATCAGGTACCGCGCATTGTGGCGGCAAACGACGTGGTGGGCCACCTGAGCGGAGCCGCCGCTGATCAGATCGGGCTGCGGGCCGGGGTACCGATCTTCGCCGGAGTGGGCGACTCGGCGGCAGGCTTTCTGGGCGCGGGCCTCAGTGATCCGGCGATTGCCCTGGACATCGCCGGAAGCTACAGCGTCTTCACCCAGTATTCGCGTGGCTATCCTGCCGATCCCAGCCTCACGCTGCAACCTATTGCCAGCCCACTGGGGCCGGACGACTGGTACGCGCTGATGTACATCAACGGCAGCGGCCTCACGCACCGCTGGTTCGTGGATGAGTTTGGCGGCGGCGATTACGCGGCGCTGGACGCGCGGGCCAGCCTTGTGCCGCCCAACCGGGGCCTGTATTTCTCACCGCACGCACTGGGCCGCGCCTGCCCAGACACGCCCGCCTTGCAGGGCGGCTGGCACGGACTGACCCTGGCGCACCGTCCAGCCCACCTGCACCGCGCCCTACTGGAGGCGGTGGCCTACGAATTCAGTGGCGCGGTGCGGCAGCTCGGCACACTCTCGGCGCGTCCACCCTTGCAGCAGGTGCGGGTGATGGGCGGTGGAGCGGTCAGCACACTCTGGAACGGGATCAAGGCCGACGTGTTGAATGTGCCGTACCTGACGCTCACTGGCACCGAGGTCACGTTGCGCGGTTTGGCGCTGGTGGCCGCGCAGGGACTGGGCCTGCACCACGACCTGCGCGCCGCCTCCACCACCGGAGCGCAGACCGAAAATGTCGCCACACCCAACCCTGAGCGTCACCGCGAATACGCCGTGCTGGAAACGGAATATCACCGCTGGCTGTCCGGGTATGCGCGATTGTGTGAAGAGTTGAGGGCTGCGTCCACCCTTGCGCTTTCCGGGAAGGAGGGCCAAGAATGA